One Jeotgalicoccus saudimassiliensis DNA window includes the following coding sequences:
- a CDS encoding Ppx/GppA family phosphatase, with translation MKKISLIDIGSNTIRLVLFEYTKEHGIKEIRNIKTPARLAQYIDDDGYMSEEGILALLKVLNSFKQISEKYHINEIYPVATAAIRQSKNRDDIIDRIKSELDLDAVIISGEEEATLGFEAAVHTISYYDAVTIDIGGGSTELTFYEDKEIVYRTSLSFGVVTLKKMFFEGKKHNDKAAIKQTKQFVEEELNKVNWLRDRKVPILAIGGSARNIARIHQSMISYPIAGVHGYTLMSHNLQDVYKLLKRTDTENLDDIDGLSKDRADIILPSTIVFRTLLDVVNAKEFKFSRKGLREGMAMRIFSQEYPVAFNKYRVFEDSIEQLANDFNLDPLDTEKRTEIVDRLYHELERLDIISLSRTNKMIMKHAAGIYYLGDFIDRDASSQHTYYLISNSNINGIGHRDRVRLALIASYKNKTLLDFYAKETGWFNDEELDEIQSLGALVKFSNALNISNTEIVDNLELSKTGGDFKLNIEYNGDPIAEEYHSVRQKKHIEKILGGDLWIEFTES, from the coding sequence ATGAAAAAAATAAGCTTGATTGACATCGGTTCGAATACGATCCGGCTGGTACTTTTTGAATACACTAAAGAACACGGCATTAAGGAAATTAGAAACATTAAAACACCTGCACGTTTAGCTCAGTACATCGATGATGACGGCTATATGTCTGAAGAAGGTATTTTAGCGTTATTAAAGGTCCTGAACAGTTTTAAACAGATTTCGGAAAAATATCATATAAATGAGATTTATCCGGTGGCCACTGCCGCAATCAGACAATCCAAAAACCGCGATGACATTATTGACCGTATTAAATCAGAGCTTGATCTGGATGCGGTAATTATCAGCGGCGAGGAAGAAGCAACGCTTGGGTTTGAAGCGGCTGTCCATACGATCAGTTACTATGATGCCGTGACAATCGACATCGGTGGCGGAAGTACAGAGCTTACTTTTTACGAAGATAAAGAAATTGTTTACCGTACGAGTTTATCGTTTGGTGTCGTAACGCTGAAAAAAATGTTTTTTGAAGGTAAAAAACATAATGATAAAGCCGCGATTAAACAGACGAAACAGTTTGTCGAAGAAGAGCTAAACAAAGTTAACTGGCTGCGGGACAGAAAAGTTCCGATACTTGCAATCGGCGGGAGTGCGCGTAACATTGCGCGCATTCATCAGTCGATGATCAGTTATCCCATCGCAGGAGTTCACGGCTATACGCTCATGAGTCATAATCTTCAGGATGTTTATAAACTGCTGAAGAGGACAGATACAGAAAATCTGGATGATATTGACGGTCTGAGTAAAGACCGTGCGGATATTATTCTGCCGAGCACCATCGTCTTCAGAACACTGCTTGATGTCGTTAATGCGAAAGAATTCAAGTTCAGCCGCAAAGGGCTCCGTGAAGGAATGGCGATGCGTATTTTCAGTCAGGAATACCCTGTGGCATTTAATAAGTACAGAGTATTTGAAGACTCGATTGAACAGCTGGCGAATGATTTTAATCTGGACCCGCTGGATACAGAGAAACGGACTGAAATTGTAGACCGCCTGTACCATGAACTGGAACGTCTCGATATCATTTCGCTGTCCCGGACAAATAAAATGATTATGAAACATGCAGCCGGGATATATTATTTAGGGGACTTTATCGACAGGGACGCGTCCAGTCAGCATACGTATTATTTAATATCGAACAGCAATATTAACGGCATCGGTCACCGGGACCGCGTCAGACTTGCTCTGATTGCCAGTTATAAAAATAAGACGCTGCTCGATTTTTATGCGAAGGAAACAGGCTGGTTTAACGATGAAGAGCTCGATGAGATTCAGTCTCTCGGCGCTCTCGTTAAATTCTCGAATGCGCTGAACATTTCCAATACGGAAATTGTCGATAACCTTGAGTTATCTAAAACAGGCGGGGACTTCAAACTGAATATCGAATACAACGGAGATCCTATCGCAGAAGAGTATCACTCGGTACGCCAGAAGAAACATATAGAGAAAATTCTCGGCGGAGATTTGTGGATAGAATTTACAGAATCTTAA
- the fumC gene encoding class II fumarate hydratase, with product MSFRIEHDTIGEIEVPADKFWAAQTERSRQNFPVGKEKMPIEVIVAFAHLKKATAIVNNDLGKLSSVKKDAIVFACEKIIARELDEHFPLVVWQTGSGTQSNMNVNEVVSFVANQYLKDQGSDEVVHPNDDVNKSQSSNDTYPTAMYVALNQAVNHQLIPALENLHGTFSKQVEEYKDIIKIGRTHLQDATPVTLGQEISGWAYMLEKSKEMIEQSKKQLENLAIGGTAVGTGLNAHPEFGDRVAAQISKQTGLNFVSSPNKFHALSSYDEVVYVHGALKALAADLMKIANDVRWLASGPRAGLAEIEIPSNEPGSSIMPGKVNPTQSEMLTMVVAQVFGNDTAVSFGASQGNFELNVFKPVILFNTLQSIYLLSDGMNTFNDKCAVGIKPIHENIDRFLNNSLMLVTALNPHIGYENAAKIAKNAHAKGITLKESALDSGLLTEAQYDEWIRPEDMIHSKE from the coding sequence ATGTCATTTAGAATTGAGCACGATACGATTGGTGAAATTGAAGTACCTGCAGATAAGTTTTGGGCTGCGCAAACAGAAAGAAGCCGTCAGAACTTTCCGGTAGGTAAGGAAAAGATGCCGATTGAAGTTATCGTGGCATTTGCTCACTTAAAGAAAGCAACTGCGATTGTTAATAACGATTTAGGGAAGCTTTCATCTGTGAAGAAAGATGCGATTGTATTTGCATGCGAAAAAATAATTGCACGTGAACTGGACGAGCATTTCCCGCTTGTTGTCTGGCAGACTGGAAGCGGTACGCAAAGTAATATGAACGTTAACGAAGTTGTAAGTTTCGTTGCAAACCAGTATTTAAAAGATCAGGGCAGTGATGAAGTCGTTCATCCAAACGACGATGTTAACAAGTCGCAAAGTTCAAACGATACTTATCCGACAGCAATGTACGTTGCATTAAACCAGGCGGTTAACCACCAGCTTATTCCTGCGCTTGAAAATCTGCACGGTACATTTAGCAAACAGGTGGAAGAGTACAAAGATATTATTAAAATCGGACGTACGCACCTGCAGGATGCAACACCTGTAACGCTTGGCCAGGAAATCAGCGGCTGGGCTTACATGCTTGAAAAATCCAAAGAGATGATTGAACAGTCCAAGAAACAGCTTGAAAACCTTGCTATCGGCGGAACTGCTGTAGGTACAGGATTAAATGCTCATCCTGAGTTTGGGGACAGAGTGGCAGCACAGATTTCAAAACAGACAGGTCTGAATTTTGTCTCATCACCTAACAAGTTCCACGCTTTATCTTCTTATGATGAAGTCGTGTACGTACATGGTGCATTAAAAGCATTGGCTGCAGACTTAATGAAGATTGCCAACGACGTGAGATGGCTTGCATCAGGTCCGCGTGCGGGTCTAGCAGAAATTGAAATACCATCAAACGAACCGGGTTCTTCAATCATGCCTGGTAAAGTTAACCCGACACAGTCGGAAATGCTGACGATGGTCGTTGCACAGGTATTCGGAAACGATACTGCTGTAAGCTTCGGTGCATCTCAGGGTAACTTCGAACTGAACGTATTCAAGCCGGTTATTTTATTTAACACGCTGCAGTCAATTTATCTGCTGTCTGACGGAATGAATACATTTAACGATAAGTGTGCTGTAGGAATTAAGCCGATTCACGAAAATATCGACAGATTCCTGAATAACTCGCTGATGCTCGTTACAGCATTAAATCCGCACATCGGATACGAAAATGCTGCGAAAATTGCGAAGAATGCACATGCTAAAGGAATCACGCTGAAAGAGTCTGCACTCGATTCGGGGTTACTGACAGAAGCTCAGTATGATGAATGGATCAGACCGGAGGACATGATTCACTCTAAAGAGTAG
- a CDS encoding sugar phosphate isomerase family codes for MAMNLKIFETKELADIFVADLLRKQIHNNPESILALDVNEDLSQAYEKFVGEVKNHPADLSEVQVFAVGRGNLDVFKNLDIPSSQLNSGGTADDLDDKGKKKVNVALLNLNPNKKVGFNNGNDELFKAKELFIFASGADKSEVVRNLYDANLTGNGSLSEIKNHRMVTVVLDKAAAADLDQDIVEYYTYRFA; via the coding sequence ATGGCAATGAATTTAAAAATATTTGAAACTAAAGAGCTCGCAGACATCTTTGTCGCGGATTTATTACGTAAGCAGATTCACAACAATCCGGAAAGTATTTTAGCGCTGGATGTTAATGAAGACCTGTCACAGGCTTATGAAAAATTTGTTGGTGAAGTAAAGAACCATCCGGCAGATTTATCTGAAGTGCAGGTATTTGCTGTAGGCAGAGGCAATCTCGATGTGTTCAAAAATCTTGATATTCCTTCATCACAACTGAACAGCGGCGGAACAGCCGATGATCTTGATGACAAAGGCAAAAAGAAAGTGAATGTTGCACTGCTGAATTTAAACCCGAATAAAAAAGTCGGTTTCAATAACGGTAACGATGAACTGTTTAAAGCAAAAGAACTCTTCATTTTTGCTTCCGGTGCAGATAAGAGCGAAGTCGTCAGAAATCTCTACGATGCAAATCTGACAGGTAACGGCTCACTGAGTGAAATTAAGAATCACAGAATGGTAACGGTAGTACTGGATAAAGCGGCAGCAGCTGATTTAGACCAGGATATTGTGGAATATTACACTTATAGGTTCGCATAA
- a CDS encoding ferredoxin reductase domain-containing protein — MQIYWSRLIDIVTESPEVKTFVFECPEGYTWEEGSHIHLAFEGFNAGEKPDRSLIRHMSISTLMDEKKIGITTRIRKEPSKFKQILNSMEIGSEAAIFKTHTNVPLKRDGKNIYMLSSGVGLATFRPLALDYLNNSENVTKIHSLNIDSTRDYLFTDIFQTIQEKNLTAHFTDSRAEYYREAEKLTADKDALFYVVGSDEFLKQNIEVLLRNGIPNHQIVLDKHESQREKIFAG, encoded by the coding sequence ATGCAGATTTACTGGAGCAGATTAATAGATATAGTTACAGAGTCACCGGAAGTGAAAACTTTCGTTTTTGAGTGTCCCGAAGGTTATACATGGGAGGAAGGTTCCCACATTCACCTTGCATTCGAAGGTTTTAATGCAGGTGAAAAACCGGACCGCAGCCTGATCAGGCATATGTCCATTTCCACTTTAATGGATGAGAAGAAAATCGGTATTACGACACGCATCAGAAAAGAGCCGTCGAAATTTAAACAAATTTTAAATAGCATGGAGATCGGGAGCGAAGCTGCGATTTTCAAAACACATACAAACGTACCGTTAAAACGCGACGGTAAAAATATTTACATGCTGTCTTCAGGCGTCGGCCTCGCGACATTCAGACCGCTGGCACTCGACTATCTGAATAACAGTGAGAACGTCACTAAAATACACTCGCTGAACATCGACTCAACCCGCGATTACCTGTTTACGGATATATTCCAGACTATACAAGAGAAAAACCTCACGGCTCATTTCACGGACAGCCGCGCTGAATATTACCGTGAAGCTGAAAAGCTTACCGCAGACAAAGATGCCTTATTTTACGTTGTCGGCAGCGATGAGTTCTTAAAACAAAATATCGAAGTTCTGTTAAGAAACGGTATTCCAAATCATCAGATTGTGCTCGACAAGCACGAAAGCCAGAGAGAAAAAATATTTGCCGGCTGA
- the nfsA gene encoding oxygen-insensitive NADPH nitroreductase translates to MNDVVKLLNNHRSLRKFTDEKLSDEMIRTLVGAAQSASTSSYVQAYSIMGVTDPEKKKALREISTQSYVEHNGHLFVFIVDFYRHKELAEQAGEEISYDKTENLIVGVVDASLAAQNMAVAAESMGLGICYIGSLRNDIKKAGEILGLPEGTFALFGMVAGFPEDEGSQKERLPFEAVYHENTYRRIDEVQSDIDAYDQRISDYYSERTDGKRADKWSEQIIGMLGKKQRLDVDAVLKEQGYLGQ, encoded by the coding sequence ATGAATGATGTTGTTAAGTTATTAAATAATCACCGCTCTTTAAGAAAGTTTACCGATGAAAAATTATCTGATGAAATGATCAGAACACTGGTGGGTGCGGCGCAAAGTGCGAGCACATCAAGTTATGTACAGGCGTATTCAATTATGGGTGTTACAGATCCGGAAAAGAAAAAGGCGCTGCGTGAAATCAGTACGCAGAGTTATGTGGAGCATAACGGTCATCTGTTTGTATTTATCGTAGATTTTTATCGTCATAAAGAACTGGCAGAACAGGCCGGGGAAGAGATTTCATACGATAAAACAGAAAACCTGATTGTCGGCGTTGTGGATGCAAGTCTTGCTGCCCAGAACATGGCGGTTGCAGCTGAAAGCATGGGACTTGGAATATGTTATATAGGTTCTCTCCGCAATGATATTAAAAAAGCCGGAGAAATTCTCGGACTGCCTGAAGGGACATTCGCATTGTTCGGCATGGTGGCAGGATTTCCCGAAGATGAAGGCTCTCAAAAAGAACGTCTGCCGTTTGAAGCGGTGTACCACGAAAATACTTACCGGCGAATCGATGAAGTTCAAAGTGATATCGATGCGTATGACCAGCGTATCAGCGATTATTACAGCGAACGGACAGATGGTAAGCGTGCGGACAAGTGGAGCGAACAGATTATCGGCATGCTGGGCAAAAAACAGCGTCTCGATGTGGATGCAGTATTAAAAGAACAAGGCTATTTAGGCCAGTAA
- the trmL gene encoding tRNA (uridine(34)/cytosine(34)/5-carboxymethylaminomethyluridine(34)-2'-O)-methyltransferase TrmL, with translation MNHVVLYQPEIPQNTGNIARTCVATGTPLHLIKPYGFSLEDKYVKRAGLDYWKDLELYEYDSIEDFFEKNKGSYYMISKFGKKNFTDMDYSKTDETHYFIFGRETKGLPDWLKDEYEESLMRIPMTDKVRSLNLSNTVSILVYEALRQQEYPGLK, from the coding sequence ATGAATCACGTTGTACTTTATCAGCCGGAAATACCGCAAAATACTGGAAATATCGCAAGAACATGTGTCGCAACAGGCACACCGCTGCACCTGATCAAACCTTACGGGTTCAGCCTGGAAGACAAGTACGTTAAACGTGCGGGTCTCGACTACTGGAAAGATCTTGAGCTTTACGAATACGATTCGATTGAAGATTTTTTCGAAAAGAACAAAGGCAGCTACTATATGATTTCAAAATTCGGTAAAAAGAACTTTACCGACATGGACTACAGCAAGACTGATGAAACACATTACTTCATATTCGGACGTGAAACGAAAGGGCTGCCGGACTGGCTTAAAGATGAATATGAAGAATCACTGATGAGAATTCCGATGACTGACAAGGTGCGTTCGCTGAACTTATCTAACACAGTCAGTATACTGGTATATGAAGCATTAAGACAGCAGGAGTATCCTGGACTGAAATAG
- the queG gene encoding tRNA epoxyqueuosine(34) reductase QueG — MDRHEFKRRVIEYAETIGIDDIGFTTAEPFTEFKAKLIDYYKNGYESGFETGTIEERTNPKASLPNAQSIISIAVGYPNKLRNAPKSKKGERRGIFARASWGTDYHTLLRKRLEKLEAFIKELDPSVDCKSMVDTGVLSDREVARRSGLGFTGKNGFVINPKLGTYSYLGEMIVSYPFPADEELLDSCGDCNICVDRCPTGALVGNGQVDSQKCISFLTQTKGFMPVEYRSKMGNRLYGCDTCQQVCPRNKGINTEHHEDIVLEPEILKPELTGLLQISNKEFKETYGHLAGVWRGKKPIQRNAIIALAHFKEEGAVDILKTVAETDVRPVIKGTAYWAIGQIAGDGALEYIYERYGIETDADVKKEMLMGIQEAG; from the coding sequence ATGGACCGTCATGAGTTTAAACGACGCGTAATTGAATATGCTGAAACAATCGGTATCGATGACATCGGATTTACGACGGCTGAACCGTTCACTGAGTTTAAAGCGAAGCTGATCGACTACTATAAAAATGGCTATGAATCCGGATTTGAAACTGGAACGATTGAAGAACGGACGAATCCAAAAGCAAGTCTGCCGAATGCACAGAGTATAATTTCGATTGCTGTCGGTTATCCAAACAAACTGCGTAATGCACCGAAATCGAAAAAGGGCGAACGCCGCGGAATTTTCGCGAGAGCATCATGGGGGACTGATTACCATACGCTGCTCCGAAAGAGACTGGAAAAACTCGAAGCTTTCATTAAAGAACTGGATCCGTCAGTGGACTGTAAATCGATGGTGGACACAGGTGTTTTAAGCGACAGGGAAGTGGCGAGACGAAGCGGTCTCGGTTTTACGGGCAAGAACGGTTTTGTGATTAATCCAAAGCTCGGGACTTATTCATACCTCGGTGAGATGATCGTATCCTATCCGTTTCCGGCCGATGAAGAACTGCTGGATTCATGCGGCGACTGCAACATTTGTGTGGACCGCTGTCCGACAGGTGCACTCGTCGGCAACGGCCAGGTGGACTCTCAGAAATGTATCTCTTTTTTGACACAGACAAAAGGGTTCATGCCTGTTGAGTACCGTTCAAAAATGGGGAACAGGCTGTACGGTTGTGATACGTGTCAGCAGGTCTGCCCGAGAAATAAAGGGATCAATACGGAACATCACGAAGATATCGTTCTTGAACCGGAAATTTTAAAACCGGAACTGACAGGGCTGCTGCAGATTTCCAATAAGGAGTTTAAAGAAACCTACGGACATCTTGCAGGTGTCTGGCGCGGTAAAAAACCGATTCAGCGCAATGCAATAATTGCACTTGCTCACTTTAAAGAAGAGGGAGCAGTTGATATACTTAAAACTGTTGCCGAGACGGATGTCCGTCCGGTTATTAAGGGGACCGCCTACTGGGCAATAGGACAGATTGCCGGTGACGGGGCGCTTGAATATATTTATGAACGTTACGGTATTGAAACAGATGCCGATGTAAAAAAAGAAATGCTTATGGGAATCCAGGAAGCTGGATAG
- the abc-f gene encoding ribosomal protection-like ABC-F family protein, producing MMNFNNIILDINGETIISIDNITVQEQKTIGLIGRNGSGKTTLLEHIVNNAALYTSQRITYIPQLKENNIEKSGGETTKFYLQQELNNAGGVILLDEPTTHLDDTNAVWLLDELKQKEAIKIIASHDRDFLDQIADEIWAVEDTKVVIYPGNYTHYKKIETHNRQRARDEYEKYIREKQHLEKAVENKSKQAALSNRIYDKGKKRYVTMETPYYNKMQKKLDKVRTSMESRLNQLEEKEKPEDDKQVIFYSQEIEKLGGKTVIRLERENITRQGRTLLKNVSLYLKATDKVSITGRNGSGKTTLLNYIYEKYQDSHLAVGYFYQQLESLDLDSSILDNIMSTSRYDETTVRTALARLNIKDDDVHKKVSVISGGERVKVQLVKLLMADSQVLILDEPTNFLDVHSIEALEEMLRNYPGLIILVSHDKRFWESITPVSYDINDYSLIHPDQPAPRNTTKDELMVLETQIIRVLGELAEGLTPELESEFERLIKEKNELNRR from the coding sequence ATGATGAACTTTAATAACATTATTCTGGACATTAATGGTGAAACAATTATCTCGATTGATAACATTACCGTGCAGGAACAAAAAACAATCGGACTGATCGGCCGGAACGGTTCAGGTAAAACGACACTGCTTGAGCATATCGTTAACAATGCCGCCCTCTATACCAGCCAGAGGATTACCTATATACCGCAGCTGAAAGAAAATAACATTGAAAAAAGCGGCGGTGAAACGACTAAATTTTATCTGCAGCAGGAACTGAATAATGCAGGCGGCGTAATATTGCTGGACGAACCTACCACCCACCTCGACGACACGAATGCTGTATGGCTTCTCGATGAACTGAAACAAAAGGAAGCAATTAAAATTATCGCATCACACGACCGGGATTTTCTCGACCAGATTGCCGATGAAATCTGGGCAGTGGAAGATACAAAAGTTGTTATATACCCGGGTAATTACACGCACTATAAGAAAATTGAGACGCACAACCGTCAGCGCGCCCGGGATGAATACGAAAAATATATACGTGAGAAGCAGCATTTGGAAAAGGCCGTTGAAAACAAGTCGAAACAGGCTGCATTATCGAACCGCATTTATGATAAAGGTAAAAAGCGGTATGTCACTATGGAAACACCCTATTACAATAAAATGCAGAAAAAACTCGACAAAGTCCGTACTTCGATGGAATCCCGCCTGAATCAGCTTGAAGAAAAAGAAAAACCGGAAGATGACAAACAGGTTATTTTTTACTCGCAGGAAATTGAGAAACTCGGCGGCAAGACTGTAATCCGTCTTGAACGGGAAAATATTACAAGACAGGGCAGGACACTGCTTAAAAACGTTTCTCTCTATTTAAAAGCAACAGATAAAGTGAGCATTACCGGGCGGAACGGTTCAGGTAAAACGACACTGCTGAATTATATTTACGAAAAGTATCAGGATTCACACCTTGCTGTCGGATATTTTTATCAGCAGCTTGAATCCCTTGATTTGGACTCTTCAATATTGGACAACATTATGAGTACGAGCCGATATGATGAAACAACAGTCAGAACTGCTCTCGCCCGTCTGAATATTAAAGATGATGATGTGCACAAAAAAGTGTCTGTTATAAGCGGCGGAGAACGCGTAAAAGTCCAGCTCGTCAAACTGCTGATGGCAGACAGCCAGGTGCTGATACTCGATGAGCCGACAAACTTTCTGGATGTCCACTCAATCGAAGCACTGGAAGAGATGCTGAGAAATTACCCGGGACTGATTATTTTGGTCTCACACGATAAACGTTTTTGGGAAAGCATCACACCGGTTTCCTATGACATTAACGATTACAGTCTTATTCATCCCGATCAGCCTGCGCCGAGAAATACGACGAAGGACGAACTGATGGTACTTGAAACTCAAATTATCCGTGTACTCGGAGAACTCGCCGAAGGATTGACTCCTGAGCTTGAATCGGAGTTTGAACGGCTGATAAAAGAGAAAAACGAGTTGAATCGGAGATAG
- a CDS encoding DUF6176 family protein, with translation MRVELTKYRVKEGKSELVDEWVEYMHNHMDDVLMNLEGEKMFVETIFREAFNNVEYLYWYSVQDDVESDDAVSKTDLDEKHLEYWEKCIDKTFRPEDMKAEIVMIPERIKRAMNYSND, from the coding sequence ATGAGAGTAGAATTGACGAAGTACAGAGTTAAAGAAGGTAAAAGCGAACTGGTAGACGAGTGGGTAGAGTACATGCATAACCATATGGATGATGTTCTCATGAACCTCGAAGGCGAGAAAATGTTCGTTGAAACAATCTTCCGTGAAGCCTTCAATAATGTAGAGTACTTATACTGGTACAGTGTTCAGGATGACGTGGAGTCAGATGATGCAGTTTCCAAAACAGACCTGGATGAAAAACATCTGGAATATTGGGAAAAGTGTATTGATAAAACATTCAGACCTGAGGATATGAAAGCTGAAATTGTAATGATACCTGAACGTATCAAACGCGCTATGAATTACAGCAACGACTAA
- a CDS encoding Maf family protein: MKLILGSQSPRRRTLLSQAGLDYEIQIPDADEKQITSSDPETKVIETARLKSSVLKIDDDAVLLTCDTVVSHNNVIYEKPDTVDDARQMIRTLSGSTHEVYSGVILKSRDFEEIIMDRTEVTFFELSDEEIEAYIHTDEPYDKAGGYGIQSFGAVFVKEIKGDYNTVMGLPLSKVYRALKKYNL, translated from the coding sequence ATGAAACTAATACTCGGTTCCCAGTCACCGCGGCGCCGTACTTTGCTTTCACAGGCAGGACTTGATTATGAAATTCAAATTCCCGATGCTGATGAAAAACAAATTACGAGCAGCGATCCCGAAACTAAAGTAATTGAAACTGCCAGATTAAAATCTTCTGTTCTGAAAATTGATGATGACGCTGTTCTTTTAACTTGCGACACAGTAGTCAGCCACAACAATGTGATCTATGAAAAACCGGACACAGTTGATGACGCACGTCAAATGATTCGTACTTTATCCGGAAGCACTCATGAAGTGTACTCCGGTGTCATATTAAAGTCAAGAGACTTTGAAGAAATTATTATGGACCGCACGGAAGTCACATTTTTCGAACTGTCCGATGAAGAAATCGAAGCATATATTCACACAGACGAACCTTACGACAAAGCCGGCGGTTACGGCATTCAGAGCTTCGGTGCGGTGTTCGTCAAAGAGATAAAAGGCGATTACAACACAGTGATGGGTCTTCCCCTGTCAAAAGTCTACAGAGCATTAAAAAAGTATAATCTATAA
- a CDS encoding FAD-dependent oxidoreductase, with protein MTHFDVIIIGFGKAGKTLAGDLAERGFKTALIEKDKSMYGGTCINIACIPTKTLMHDALNGWEYRAAVQRKNGVITRLRDKNYHSIQDLNNAAVYDAKAKFISDSEIEIEADDGSKEVLSADKIFVNTGAENIIPPIEGDINSDKVYTSTTLIDEEILPEKLTIVGGGYIGLEFAVMYNAFGSQVSVIVPDDEILTDEDPEIRDEITKDMKESGINFMFGERAEKVTEEDSSKITVTLSGGRELTSNAVLFATGRQAKTEGLGIENTSAGLTENGEIEVNKHLQTKAENIYAMGDVKGGMQFTYTSLDDYRIVKSHLFEDGSYTYGSRTNVHYTMFTDPPYSRAGMTLDEAKEAGYQAAENSMPMSEHPRSHVNNELRGLFKAVVDTETKEILGVHLYGVNSEELINTVKLAMGTSIPYTVLRDQMYNHPVMSEAFNNLFDI; from the coding sequence TTGACACATTTTGATGTAATAATTATCGGTTTCGGTAAAGCGGGAAAGACACTGGCGGGTGACCTCGCTGAGCGCGGCTTTAAAACAGCATTAATCGAAAAAGATAAATCGATGTACGGCGGGACATGTATTAATATCGCATGTATTCCGACAAAAACTTTAATGCATGACGCATTAAACGGCTGGGAATACAGAGCAGCTGTACAACGTAAAAATGGTGTGATTACACGTCTCCGCGATAAGAATTATCACAGCATTCAGGATCTTAATAATGCCGCAGTATATGATGCGAAAGCGAAATTTATCAGTGACAGTGAAATTGAGATAGAAGCGGATGACGGCTCAAAAGAGGTGTTGAGTGCCGATAAAATATTCGTCAATACCGGCGCTGAAAACATTATTCCACCGATAGAGGGTGATATTAATTCGGACAAAGTGTATACGAGCACAACACTTATTGACGAAGAGATACTTCCTGAAAAGCTGACGATTGTCGGCGGGGGATACATCGGTCTTGAATTTGCGGTTATGTACAATGCATTTGGATCACAGGTGAGTGTTATCGTCCCCGACGATGAAATTCTGACAGACGAGGACCCTGAAATCAGAGATGAGATTACGAAGGACATGAAAGAGAGCGGTATTAACTTTATGTTCGGGGAGCGGGCAGAAAAAGTGACTGAAGAAGACAGCAGTAAAATTACTGTGACACTGTCAGGAGGCCGAGAACTCACTTCGAACGCTGTGCTGTTTGCGACAGGACGACAGGCAAAGACAGAAGGACTCGGGATTGAAAATACATCTGCCGGGCTGACAGAAAACGGTGAAATTGAAGTGAACAAACACCTGCAGACTAAAGCGGAGAATATTTATGCGATGGGTGATGTGAAAGGCGGAATGCAGTTTACCTACACGTCTCTAGATGATTACCGCATCGTGAAAAGCCATTTATTTGAGGATGGTTCATATACGTATGGCTCCCGTACGAATGTCCATTACACGATGTTTACAGACCCGCCATACTCACGTGCAGGTATGACACTCGATGAAGCGAAAGAAGCGGGATATCAGGCGGCCGAAAACAGCATGCCGATGTCAGAACATCCGAGATCACACGTCAACAACGAACTGCGCGGTTTATTTAAAGCGGTCGTTGATACCGAAACGAAAGAAATTTTAGGGGTACATTTATACGGAGTGAATTCAGAAGAACTGATTAACACTGTTAAACTTGCGATGGGTACCAGTATTCCTTACACGGTGCTCCGTGATCAGATGTACAATCATCCGGTAATGAGCGAAGCGTTTAACAATTTATTTGATATATAG